One segment of Nitrospirota bacterium DNA contains the following:
- a CDS encoding LysM peptidoglycan-binding domain-containing protein, which yields MNLGRLTALVALGALLGVVSPVKAEHFEYKQYVVKRGDTLWDISRANMEDSFQWPLIWRENQRINNPDLIYPGQVITIPVRVLSQDSVSVKATQEPASETGAETPAQTEAEATRKDGQDLEVTTLKPLITREALLESGYITKDVPRVGRITGAMRGETLYGTGSRIYIETDRPTEVGQKFYVIRKEAKVKHPETGKFLGWLVRVRGTVVAEEAGTKRLKARVTEAFDSIVEGDVLDDYYEVLPPFLTGEARTPQVGGYVVASKYMKRLNGQFEAVFIDKGKEDQLQEGDLLMTLFPGTDDRRNSVIQLVNVRESTSLALIKESRNEVKKGDEVSGLAR from the coding sequence ATGAACCTAGGTCGGCTGACAGCGTTGGTGGCTCTGGGCGCCCTGCTCGGGGTGGTTTCCCCGGTGAAGGCCGAGCATTTCGAGTACAAGCAGTACGTGGTCAAGCGCGGGGACACCCTTTGGGACATCTCGCGCGCCAACATGGAGGACTCTTTCCAGTGGCCGCTCATCTGGCGGGAGAACCAGCGCATAAACAACCCCGACCTCATCTACCCCGGCCAGGTCATCACCATACCGGTGCGGGTCCTCTCGCAGGACAGCGTTTCGGTGAAGGCCACCCAGGAGCCCGCGTCGGAAACCGGGGCGGAGACCCCCGCGCAAACCGAGGCGGAGGCCACGAGGAAGGACGGCCAGGACCTTGAGGTCACGACGCTCAAGCCCCTCATCACCCGCGAGGCTCTCCTTGAGAGCGGCTACATCACCAAGGACGTGCCCCGTGTGGGGAGGATTACCGGGGCGATGCGCGGCGAGACCCTCTACGGGACGGGCTCGAGGATATACATCGAGACGGACCGTCCCACCGAGGTGGGCCAGAAGTTCTACGTCATCCGCAAGGAGGCCAAGGTGAAGCACCCCGAGACGGGGAAGTTCCTGGGGTGGCTCGTGCGGGTGCGCGGCACCGTGGTTGCCGAGGAGGCGGGCACGAAGCGGCTCAAGGCCAGGGTGACCGAGGCCTTCGATTCCATCGTCGAGGGTGACGTCCTGGACGACTACTACGAGGTGCTCCCGCCCTTCCTGACGGGGGAGGCCCGCACTCCCCAGGTGGGCGGATATGTCGTGGCCTCCAAATACATGAAACGTTTAAACGGGCAGTTCGAGGCCGTCTTCATCGACAAGGGGAAGGAGGACCAACTGCAGGAGGGCGACCTGCTCATGACCCTGTTTCCGGGCACCGACGACCGGCGAAACTCGGTCATCCAGCTGGTCAACGTGCGGGAGTCGACTTCCCTGGCCCTCATCAAGGAAAGCAGAAACGAGGTGAAGAAGGGCGACGAGGTCAGCGGCTTGGCCCGCTGA
- a CDS encoding DUF721 domain-containing protein, whose amino-acid sequence MKRADRELLVLARDLGLASGIALARVKERWAELFPGPASLNSSPASIEDGRLLVMVSSPVWLQQMSFYRAEMLARLQPLGVRDIRLKVGRPGRMKPPPGPGAGPAVRARPSEHDLAFIEEALLGVKDQELASRIRAALGKWACRKDVAARKRRR is encoded by the coding sequence GTGAAACGGGCGGACCGGGAACTCCTCGTCCTGGCCCGCGACCTGGGCCTTGCAAGCGGCATCGCCCTGGCCCGCGTCAAGGAGCGCTGGGCAGAGCTTTTCCCCGGTCCCGCCTCCCTGAACTCCTCCCCCGCGAGCATTGAGGACGGCCGGCTCCTGGTCATGGTGTCCTCCCCCGTCTGGCTTCAGCAGATGAGCTTCTACAGGGCCGAGATGCTCGCCAGGCTCCAGCCCCTCGGCGTCCGAGACATAAGGCTCAAGGTGGGCCGTCCCGGCCGGATGAAGCCCCCGCCCGGCCCCGGCGCGGGCCCCGCCGTGCGTGCGCGTCCTTCGGAGCATGACCTGGCCTTCATCGAGGAGGCGCTCCTCGGGGTGAAGGACCAGGAGCTGGCCTCACGCATCCGGGCCGCCCTCGGGAAATGGGCATGCCGCAAGGACGTGGCCGCCCGGAAGCGCCGCCGGTGA